The sequence ATGGCATCTCCCCTAATTCGCCCCATCAAACCAAAAGATGACGCAGCGATTTGCCAAGTTATTACATCGGTTGGCCGCGAGTTTGGTGCTATCGGAGATGGATTTGGCCCCTCTGATGCTGAAGTTGCGATGATGAGTGCACACTATCTTCGCGAAGAGGGGGCTTTATATTTCGTCGTTGAGCTCGAGGGTGAAATTATTGGAGGCGGCGGTATTGCTCCATTTAATGATCAGGGTATATGTGAACTGCGTAAGCTTTTCTTGTTACCTCGTGCTAGAGGACTAGGTGTAGGGTCTCAACTGACTTCAGAATGTTTAAGCTTCGCTAAGTCGGTGGGCTATACGGCGTGCTACTTGGATACGTTAGCGAGTATGAAATCAGCGGTTAGCCTCTATGAAAAGCTCGGGTTCCGACACTTGTCAGCACCGTACCCAGGAACGGTCCATGGTGGCTGTGATGTGTGGATGTTGAAGGAACTTTAGTAGGAACAAGCCGCTATAATGAAATAAAGTGAGAGAGCGCCAAGGAGGGAGTTCTAATGAAGAGAAAGTCTGCGAACTGGTTGATCGTTATGTTGCTAAGTGCATTCGTGTTAACTGGGTGCGGTGTACGCTTTCTCTACAATAATGTCGACTGGCTGGTGATCGAATATCTCGATGATTATGTTGATTTAGAAAGTGGGCAGGAGGAGTGGCTCAGTGACAAAATCAGCTTACTCAGCCAGTGGCATCGACGTCATGAATTACCACATTATATTGACCATCTCGATCAGCTTATCGAGTTAGATCTCAAAACCTTCACCGCACAAGAACTGGCGGCACAAAAAATCCAATTTCAACAACACGGTGAGCGCTTACTCATTGAAATTGAGCCGCAGCTATTGCTACTCGCTTCTCAATTGTCTGATGAACAGGTTGAGCAGTTTATGAAAAACTTGCGGGTTCGCCATGGAAAATATCAAGATAAGTACCAATCGCTAAATGACACCGAGATCCGCCAACGCTATGCCGAAAGTATCGCAGAAAACGTTGAACGCTGGTTTGGTAGTTTGACCGAAGAGCAAGAGACCGTGGTAGAGCTTTGGACAAGTGAGATGGAGGTGACAGTACCCGATTGGGTTGCCTATCAAACTCAAGTTCGTTTGCAGGTGAAAGAGATGCTTGCCCTGCGTGCAGATGCCGATATTTTGTCTGGTCGCCTCAATCAAATATTAAACGAGCCTGAACGACTTTACAGTGACGAGTTGATAAGAAAACTCCATCACAATCGAGGTGTCATGGATGTTTATCTCGTACAGATTGTCAACTTGG comes from Vibrio astriarenae and encodes:
- a CDS encoding GNAT family N-acetyltransferase, whose product is MASPLIRPIKPKDDAAICQVITSVGREFGAIGDGFGPSDAEVAMMSAHYLREEGALYFVVELEGEIIGGGGIAPFNDQGICELRKLFLLPRARGLGVGSQLTSECLSFAKSVGYTACYLDTLASMKSAVSLYEKLGFRHLSAPYPGTVHGGCDVWMLKEL
- a CDS encoding DUF6279 family lipoprotein, producing MKRKSANWLIVMLLSAFVLTGCGVRFLYNNVDWLVIEYLDDYVDLESGQEEWLSDKISLLSQWHRRHELPHYIDHLDQLIELDLKTFTAQELAAQKIQFQQHGERLLIEIEPQLLLLASQLSDEQVEQFMKNLRVRHGKYQDKYQSLNDTEIRQRYAESIAENVERWFGSLTEEQETVVELWTSEMEVTVPDWVAYQTQVRLQVKEMLALRADADILSGRLNQILNEPERLYSDELIRKLHHNRGVMDVYLVQIVNLATDKQATYYCDTLKEWKDVALDILQ